One window from the genome of Pararhizobium gei encodes:
- a CDS encoding FadR/GntR family transcriptional regulator, whose translation MKLGSRAVLMPLPAQDRSRQVRAALADYIEQSGLVPGDRLPAERELMSALAVGRSTIREVIRHFQALDVVEARKGSGTYLLKPISGTTIHMPLSLETTHLRDVLLKTLEVRRGIEAEAGMVAARVRTADDLSNIEAKLDEMERVHLSKGTSGPEDLAFHLAIYDATHNSLFRQLLEQMREAFERFWEKPFDRPDFARRSFPFHRTLFNAIAAGDADAARAETLKILAIVEEDIKDMSR comes from the coding sequence ATGAAGCTCGGGTCTCGTGCTGTGCTGATGCCGCTTCCCGCCCAGGACCGCAGCAGGCAGGTGCGTGCGGCGCTCGCCGATTATATCGAGCAGTCCGGTTTGGTTCCCGGCGACCGGCTTCCGGCGGAGCGGGAGCTGATGAGCGCGCTGGCGGTTGGCCGCTCCACCATTCGCGAAGTCATCCGCCATTTTCAGGCGCTGGACGTCGTTGAAGCACGCAAGGGCAGCGGCACCTATCTCTTGAAGCCGATTTCCGGCACCACGATCCATATGCCGCTCTCGCTGGAAACGACGCATCTGCGCGACGTCCTGCTGAAAACGCTCGAGGTTCGGCGTGGCATCGAGGCGGAAGCCGGAATGGTCGCGGCACGGGTGCGCACCGCCGACGACCTCAGCAATATCGAGGCAAAGCTCGATGAGATGGAACGCGTGCATCTGTCGAAGGGCACATCGGGCCCGGAGGATCTTGCTTTCCACCTCGCCATCTACGATGCGACCCACAATTCCCTCTTCCGACAGCTTCTCGAGCAGATGCGCGAGGCCTTCGAGCGGTTCTGGGAAAAACCCTTCGACCGGCCGGATTTTGCCCGCCGCTCCTTTCCCTTCCACCGCACGCTGTTTAACGCCATCGCCGCCGGCGATGCGGATGCCGCACGGGCCGAAACACTGAAGATCCTCGCCATCGTCGAGGAAGACATCAAGGACATGTCCCGATGA